In Glycine max cultivar Williams 82 chromosome 4, Glycine_max_v4.0, whole genome shotgun sequence, the genomic stretch aactgcgtacttttaatttaagttaaagAATATATTGTCGGTACAAATTGTTTTACATtgttaatcaacaaaaaaaaaatattttatataatttttatgttaattattatgaaaattaataaatttatcatatatattaatctataattagataatattattaaaaaaatacagaattCGGTAGCCTGCTCCGCCCAACTACCAACCTGCCAGGCTACTGACTACGGATGAGTGAGGACAGGTTAACCCGGTTAgccttgattttattatttaagatCATTAACTTATTGAGAAGAATGATatttaatactaaaaaaatcataagtcaGTATAATTGAggtcaatatatttattttagtttttagtgtTCTTTAAAGTACATATTTATTACTAttgttagttaattttttaaaatccattCCTCTAATAGAAAGATTTATatttaatctaaattatttatatactttatGTTCTTGATTAAATTTGTCAATTTAAGTTACTGTCGTGAATTAAGAAGCTTGAAGTTTactttttctatctttttttttcttctctttttgacGGACCACCACTAGGTTGTCAATTCACTCtgaattaaattgattaagacTTTAACAACACTTTGGATGAGTTAGTGACAAAACGGGTCAAAACACACTTTGCCACGCTTGCTTCCTAGTGGTAGAGGTTAAGATAGATGCACaaaatttaagtttgattttaatggtcatcattgtaaaaaaaatctaatctgACCCAtagaatttaatatattaaattaaaaaacattatactTATAATTTTGCAACTGTACAGTCATAATAACTTACAAAATAGTATCTTAATGACCTAATGCCAATTTGTTTAAATAAACTTGgatgagattaaaaaaattattttaaaataagcattATTTTAAGAAGTTGGTAgaatttgtttcttaaattaagtattaaatttttttttaaaaaaaataatttagacaaacatattaaaaaacaaaaagctaaataaaataagtacatatttcaacaaataaatttaaacaaaagggtccctatttgttgaaataaatacttattttaataaaataagtaattttttattttttttagtgtatttttctgaattctatttttaaaaaataattttttacttattttaaaaaataaatcctatttattaattaaaaaatacttattttaaagttggtttttttaaaatttaaacaaactcaacCTTAATCTTCTTAACTAAAAGTTGAAAAGTTTAACTTTTTACGGATACAATTTAACATCttcctctttatatatatatatatagacaggGTACATAGATGCATGGTAAAGTTATTAAAAGTGGTTGTAACCATATCATGAGGCCCTTTAATTACCTCACTATGTTGTCTCGACAAGAGGATTTTGGGGGCAAGAGTAACATGGCTTTCATGTGCCAAATGAAAGGTAAAGTCCCTATCAACTGAAAAGAATATCCCTTATGTTGAATTACTCTGCTTAGAACATATTTTGGTGAAAATGGATGAGCTTTCCAATCTTTCccattttaaattcattttttttttttgtccaattAATCTCATTCACAGAACATGAAATCTCTGCAAGGAAGATGACATCCACTAAACTAGTTTCCCATTAGAACAAGGGGAAGAAAAAAACTAGTTTCCCATATATATGGAAATATTTCGTGACCTACTACCATCCTTAacatttcactttaatttcctCTATCCCTAAATGATAATGAGAATAtccgttaaaaaaataattaatgcaattgAATCATGCATGAATTCATCGGATGAGCTTCGAAAGTCTATTTTAACTGACACGTTGAGCATGACCTctcaaaatccattttcataTGTACATATTCAAAACTTACACGACAGCTTAGCTTGTTTTGTCATGCTTTGCTCTCTTGATCAAATCTTTAAATAATCAGAATATATATAGACATGTGCAATTACTAGGCATATACATACAGCCATATAATCCTCAAATTCTTATGCAATTATTCGTGCAATTGGAAGGTGGTGAACCATTTTCTTGAAATATGAATAGAACAAAACTTAATTATAGCATTACAAGTGTTATTAGTACCATTATTAAgtattaatcaaaatcaatggtTCATCTCAATGATTGTCTTTTTGATTGGTAGCGGTTACTGAGCTAAatcttaattttgattaaagaacaaaaacaatgtaTATGATACTATATCTAATCTAAgtataatacaaataaatactGATCAGTGCatcataattttctttctttgtctgaCAAAATTGTAGGAAAATGATACAAACTCCTTGTGTCCctaaatgttattaatttggTTTGGAGCTTTACCGTGTTGATCTTGTGCTCTCGCAATCTCTTTTATCCATATGTTCATGCAGATTAACTGTTGGTATGATATTGAAAAAGAAGACGACAGCCAGCCAGCAGGCTTATGGATGCGATGAAACGGGATCCAAAAGATCAATTATTATATGAGGCTATTGTTGAACAATTTGGCATGAAATGAATGATTTCATTTGAAGATAAAGTAAGtaacgatatatatatatatactactgAGGTCAAAACATGGAAAGTAGGAGTAATTAGCAACATATGGGTTTCTGCAAAGTTGGTTTTGTTTGCATTGAGTCTAATGTCTGATTCAACTTAATTTCACGTGTCATTCATCAGATCACAGTATCACAAAACCAACAATCAGAAAAGCCAAACCAATACCATCACCAGGTTGTACCGGAGAGTACTTGTAGGTCCGTGAATTCTGGTCGGGAGAGATACTAGCGCAATGGTGAGTATTGTATTGTCATGTGTAGGATTATATTCAAAAGGGCaatgtaattaataaaataatttttacatttttctttttatttgtgtttgtcacattatttattttattacgtgttttatttttattttctatatctaTCTCTTGGATATGATTCGTTATGAAAGTTTGTGTAcaaatcacattacacaaaTATAATGATGACAAGTCTTGATTTTTACGTGTTTGTGGGGATAGATGGGCACAAATAAACGTAAATTTATCACCCTGTTGTAACTACAAAATAGCCACTGATCCGATCATATATACCCAAAGTGGTAAGGGTCGGTGGGGTTTAGGGGTGCAATATAGgccacaaaataaaattagatattacatataatatatatatatatatatatatatatatatatatatatatatatatatatatatatatatatatatatatatttatatatcgaAATATATAcacccctatatatatataaattactttATCTTTTTGTCCTATTTTTGACTATTCCTCAAGTAGCTTGAGCTTATTTTACTAACAAAACAtgtctttttttaatcaaatataagtATAGGCTTCATTacccatttttttaaataacaatacTTTCTATGCGcctaaacactttttttaaaataaaatactttctGTGCGCCTAAACATATATACACTTATTactaatacttttatttttgaaaataaataaattatacttttatctttatttttatgtctataaaagataaaatgcaATTAACCATAAGATTTtgcaagtaaataaaatatgaatttaataggTATTTACAGtgtaaaacaatttttcatttatatccaACATAAATcaatgttcatataattattaatataattatcataaaaattaattaacttatcgtgttgatttataataataataaaaatttattttattggtatataatttttttctcacaaattattttagcctaaaataaattatttctctcttatcctaatttttttttagcttaCCACACTTTAGAAGAGATTAGATTACATTTAAGACCATGTTAGaagataaattttgaaatattgttatggtcaaattaaattattaaaaacatcgCATCAAACCTTAAAAAATACACCCTGCTCACATAAACAgattatatttaattcttatcatttaaaaaatagattccATTGATTGAGGTTTTATAAAGGTGAATGTAGTTGATCTATTTGTGAGCAGTGAGAGTGAGGGTGTGAGATTGGGTCCATGTCAACGTTGGCATTGGGAGGACCAACATAGAACAGTGAAGACCAGTGGTTTTGTTCCCACCATGTCCTTACACAAATACACATACCCCAAAACACCCGTGGGCTACCCTTTGCCCCCACACTCCACATGAACCCTCTGCTTCTGTCTCTCTCTGCCTCTTCATAAATACACCCATCACCCATTCTTTTCCCACCACTTTCCAATTCTCTTTCTCTAAACATGGCCATtagaaaatcaaacaaaactacTTCTCAAACCACAGTCCTCAAGCAAATCCTCAAGAGGTGTTCCAGCTTAGGAAAGAAAAACGGGTACGATGACGATGGTCTCCCTCTCGATGTCCCCAAAGGCCATTTCGCTGTCTACGTTGGACAAAACAGAAGTAGATACATTGTACCCATCTCTTTTTTGACTCACCCCGAGTTTCAGTCTCTCCTTCGTCAAGCTGAAGAAGAATTTGGCTTCGATCACGAAATGGGTCTCACTATTCCATGTGAAGAAGTTGTTTTCCGCTCTCTAACATCCATGCTAAGATGCTAGATATATATACTATTATTCTGCTTATTGATTGAAGAAAGGATCGAAGGTGGCCAAGATGAAGCTGCTTttgcttctcttttttttaacatcgaTCTCTCTTCTTCACTTCAGTACCCTAGTCATTGTGTTCCTCATCGATCAGTTCGCGATCTAGTTCTTTTTTTGTcccatttaagttttttttttttttgaacagccCCATTTAATTTGGGTTCTTATGTTCATTATGTGACTCTAACTTTTGCCCCCACAAGTATTTTTGGGGTGAAAATTGTATAAAGGGTTTGTCGTTGAGATTTTCCTCGCCGAGGTTCTACATACTATACACTGTGAGAGAAGTTAGTTTTTTTCTATGAAAGCTGGGATGTTTGTAGTCATTGACATGCCATCTCTCTGTTTCTCTCTATATCTCTTGTCCTGCCAGAATATCATACGCTGTTGAGATTTGTGCctatgcatatttttttatatatatcaacTGTGCCCATGTATATTTGtactttgtgtaaaaaaaatgaatatttgtacTTCATATTGTCTTGTATccaatataaaaagtatttctATGCacataaagtataaaaaaatatattaccaacaaataaaaattatcattattaatataatgtctaaaatagttattataaaagttaataatttaatgtacatatataaagagaaagtgaatgtatcaaacaaatatataaagagAGTGATTTGTGATTGTTTAGTCAAAGTGTAAAGAATTATATTGCTTACAAGAAGAAAAGGTAggggaaaaaaaagtaataaacgtgaaaaataatatgattaaagagatagataaacataaataagaaaataagatgataaaaaataaagatatgtttatattatttttttctttattagaaAGAGAGAGACTGAGAGCATGCATAGCTTGTCAGAGAACGTGCTGTACTTAAGTGCACGGATCATCTGGTctcaacttttaaattaaagacCCCAGATAGAATGCCCCACATCGTATGAATACCATATTAAGGAAGAATAGGTCCAATCTCGTaaatgaaccaatataaaatcaCGGTAAGTTTGCTTAAACAATAATATACTCCGCAtactatttataaaagaaaaacaataatataattaaatatgaaaacacTCTCATCTAGTTAGTTAAAATGGAATGAAAACggagaaaatcattaaatatgacAATAAACACTTAGACtcacaatttaatattttaataagttttaatttaatcaataaaagagAATCTTTAAAAGAGTATATTAGTAGCCTTTTTCTACCTATCAACCTACTCAGgaaaaaagatagagaaaatAATTGTAGAagcagttttttttcttctttccttttctctttaattttaaattcgttttttctctgatttttgttttctttcttttcaaccaAAAGAAGAATTACTAAAAATGCcaaaaaggaaatataagaaGGTTgcgtaataaaatattaaaaataaattgaaaatcatgctgaaaagtataaaattataagtgttaagtaaaattaatggttgaatgaattaaaaaataaaaaatgacagaaaaataataaaattatgatttattttaaaaaaaattaaaaaattaaataaaaatgaaagaaaatataaaaaaataaaaagtaaaagttaatattttaaaaaatactaacattttaaaaactgttagaaattactaaaaaaacttgtttattaaataatcaaataagtttttaaactattaaaaaaagtaaaaaaatgaactaaaatatattaataaatataatcaaacaaacttttcagtttaaaaaaattcaaaaataatataaatgtctTGTCAAATATAGTTCCAATTACAAAATATGTTTCAAatgtatttttcaaaagaagaagagagattaTGTTGAAAATCTGATGAGGGAGAGAATTATAAAGGTGAGAGTTtccttcttaaaattaaatattctaatctataatataaaagttaattaaaataataaactgtaAATTAACTTTGGAATGTCTAATTCAGATTTTAAACACTAAGTTTATGCATTCAAAGTGTCTCAGCATCACATGTAATTCGAACCACATTCCAATTCTATGTTAATATGATGTGTGCTTGATTTGGAAATAAAACAGATACATTTTACCAACATCACATCCAATATGGATAACCAACTGATAGTTACTTCAAGAAGACAAGAGTCAAGATCCTAGGACGCACATCCAAACACAGATAGGACAGACGCAAATTAAAGCTACAGATGATCAGAGtagcatttatatattttaacgtGTTTGTGTATTTATGACTATTCCAAAGACACACTAATCTTGGGTTTGCAGGTGGTATACCCCTCCTTCACCTCCATTGTGTCAACCACACATGGGGTAATGctattcaaaaaataatctGAAGTTATTATagtatatataagttttttttgttggtaTAACAATTGACAAATTTATCTAAATCAAACACtactataaataacaaaattcatttttcaaatatttaacgtGATTATATATTCATGATTTTAAACTCAAActacttattaaattaaaatgcaaCTATTTGAAATGTGCTTGGATAACATAATTTTTCGGTTGGGTATCATTCGATTCAGAAGTTAAATAAGATAACATACAAGTTAATGCAAGAGAAAGTGCAATATTGCTATGTTTCAaagttacaaataatttttaaaaagtaaatttatatGTTGTCTCACATATTAATTTACGTGCTTTTCAGAGAGAAAACGAGAGTGAGGGGGTTTCAAACTATGAGGGAGAATGGTAGCGCACTATACAAATCATCATTCGCATTAATTAAAGGCAAATCAGCAAGTTGCATGAAAACAAACTTTGAAAGGAACTCGCCTTCCTTTTGCAGAGAAGGACCAGCTGAGGAACAAAGGCTGCCTCTGGTTAGATGGTCCTATCTTCATTATtaatgcttctttctttttgtttcagcCACAAAGAGATTCTGCCATTCACAACTATTCTATAACTGTCTCACTAACTCCCTTAGCCCCAAAAGAATATCTTCTGCTCTCCAAGAtccaaatttgttaattttccttaattcagaaagaaaaaaaaaatcatccatgATTTCTCCCtcattccttttctttcttgcccATGATTCTCTCCAACATCTTGTGCTCGCTCTCAAGAACACATGATTAAGCACGTATGACGGTTTGGTTTAGAAAATCATGTTTCATGATGTATTTTCCCTATGTAGCAGCAGATGATCAGTGCTTTTGTCAAAGTTAAAATCTAAATACGTAAAATGTATTGCGCTTGAAACACAATTCTTTTGCTAGGGAAATTGTACAGTGATATGAAAGTGGATGCCTTCATGAATAAAGTTATACCTAGCGTGCGTTGCCTCCGTGAAGGATATATACTTGTGATCTccgtaaacaaaaaaaaaaaaaaaaaaagtggcttCATGGATACTTTGACAAAAACTCTttcataagaaaagaaaaaatcttcCCAATTTTTGTACCAAAAAACTGCCCCTCTTCTGGAATTATCCACCCATTTCTACCTCCTATATGAGATTCTGGACTTTCCAAACAGGAGgaattttgaaagaaattcTGATGAGTTATAATATTTCTGTAACTCTTTTTCCAATATTTTCTCTTATTAGTTGAAAAATCCATGTGAGTCTTACTAGTTTGGAAATGAAACATGTGTATTTAgtagaatttatataaatttcatcCAATAAAAAGAGTGTTTCAAAAAGAAAGTTTTAGCATTTCTCCCTTTAGTATTTccaaattaatgtaaaaatactttcggatattattaattttcttggATCTATTGCGAAAAATATTTGTGATCTACATCTACATCGAATAGGAATTTCTCTATTGGAATTTTGTCCCAAAGTGCCCCACCCATGTTCTCGCCTATTTCCTGGAAAGAGCGCATCTTGGTCTATTATATCTGTAACCATCCATACTATCCTTTACGTTGAGAATCAGACTCTTAATGCTATTTATGATTCTATATCCATCGTGTTGCTGTCATACTTGTACCCGGAACTTGTAATAACCTAATGTAGATTTAGTATGATttctgaataataataataataataataataataataataataataataataataataataataagatctTTTTAACCAATATCATTATGACATTAgttaagagaataaaaagaaaaaatatttattatgaacatCATAAgagagtgtaaaaaaattatatatatcataattttttgcatctcaataaaaatattttttaaaatttttttaacgaATATGATAAGGACAATGGTTAATATTTACCATAATaacaataagtttatttttttaaaattgattttttttatcaattttcattctacCTTTAACTCtaaaattctttttgttttactaaaaatattcataaattaaatcaagTAATTAACTTGTTTCAAATACTTTTCTGCTAAACAAACCAAAATATCAAATTCCTAAATCAAACAAAGTATACATTAAAATACCATAGttgaaatcaataaaaaaaataatagaataattatttgaaataattacaACTAGTCACGTAAAGTGAAGTGACTTAGTAACTtttgtgaagaagagagaaaggagAGAATAACGGATTATATAagttgttgattgatgttttagGAGTTAGCGAGAAAATTTGTTAAGTAAAAGGGTCCCTATATTTGTCTTCCTCCTGGTGTGGGCATAACTGTTATGTTTTTGTCTTTCTAGCTAGCTTGGGCAGAGGGGAAATGATGAAAGGGACTCTGTGATTTGGCTGAAAAGCATGTTCGGGAGAGAGGTACATATCGTAAATGATTCCCACCATCTGCAGCATCGCATCGCATGCTATACCATACATTCTCTCATCTTCTTCAACActtcattattcttttattttccggGAGATCGAGCTTAAGTACAACTTACAAATAGCATTCAAAGTTacacataaaaatattattcctttttcaaaatgaaattcATCTCAAACGAAACGAGAATACTAG encodes the following:
- the LOC100306339 gene encoding ARG7 auxin responsive family protein-like protein — encoded protein: MAIRKSNKTTSQTTVLKQILKRCSSLGKKNGYDDDGLPLDVPKGHFAVYVGQNRSRYIVPISFLTHPEFQSLLRQAEEEFGFDHEMGLTIPCEEVVFRSLTSMLRC